In one window of Bos taurus isolate L1 Dominette 01449 registration number 42190680 breed Hereford chromosome 4, ARS-UCD2.0, whole genome shotgun sequence DNA:
- the PPP1R3A gene encoding protein phosphatase 1 regulatory subunit 3A isoform X1, translated as MFYLHNLACLLQKKILCNNFKYRKQYWNQPSILLDLQKEQEPEPEKLQEDVPNRQIKGCLKVKSSKEESSVTSDENNFENSKVTDTYIPTIVCSHEDKEDLETSNQNVKDVNREQDERNEKELEPMINQHLLRSTASGDEKNTVNFPNNAERLEKKQIHDDVYTDLFKRPSSSSSSAERSLKGDFYHKEKYFSGNEHTYPPSEEFTSDTGEIKLSLGNTSSDEVVQLHIGSKEVLDDNANPAKGRGRVQMSCPSADQLMADNLNKKLEGEAKEIEVKDWECLRGDFRLDFHSEKSIEKGSSKKDYGNGKNEEEEQKIYLGVSEKQSKSFQSVLHDQERKMSHSEISVEGMGASNRDLTALPSKDTKIHDQSIRADTFHSPRTNLSLEETVSATSDSDLSASKGTALGGMPGQAGSPRNANVLRNKYLFQAEEEKSVWINPEDQNKNTQHKQSWNVLESQERARGSKTTITEQSKEQADCEDTWGKRDDTRSLKANPTEELFTCQETASCELSSLADHGITEKADAGTAYIIKTTSESTLECMSAREKAIIAKLPQETAQSDRPIEVKETAFDPHEGRNDDSHNTLCQRDTVGVIYDNDFEKESCSGICNVHVDEKEKEETIAIYNPGETHDRKKCVIGNTTSGEESSQVITDNQKAASKLDLHLGMLPTDKKIFPENRDHEQVQELSKKTIIDVIIHSSLNSDTNRTSQNGSQVSNHHAKSSVSSHEQATTTGHAITTMTLQSISSKSEYNCNPTSEIQGTEKHSHPASPLEEVSESSGIVTSDSTKERCIGQIVKQGECSVEKPLGPTILISEASENIEGVRHENEGLINSGQSLYSSGDKESDSPASDSLPAQESQSQSESLLSKYINSKVPYFLLFLIFLVTIYQYDLMIGLAFYLFSLYWLSWEGGRQKESVKKK; from the exons TAAAGAAGAATCATCGGTAACATCAGATGAGAATAACTTTGAGAATTCAAAGGTTACAG atacatatatcccaACAATTGTTTGTTCTCATGAGGACAAGGAAGACTTGGAAACCAGTAATCAAAATGTAAAAGATGTAAACAGGGAACAGGATGAACGTAATGAAAAAGAATTAGAGCCGATG ATAAACCAACACTTGCTAAGAAGTACTGCTTCTGGAGATGAAAAGAATACAGTCAATTTCCCAAATAACGCTGAGAGGTTAGAGAAGAAGCAAATCCATGATGATGTATACACTGACTTGTTTAAAAGGCCTTCGTCTTCAAGTTCATCAGCAGAAAGATCCTTAAAGGGAGATTTTTAccacaaggaaaaatatttctcagGAAATGAGCACACTTATCCACCTTCAGAGGAATTTACTTCAGATACAGGAGAAATCAAGCTGTCATTGGGAAATACTAGTAGTGATGAGGTAGTACAATTACATATTGGCAGCAAAGAAGTACTGGATGATAATGCTAATCCAGCCAAAGGGAGAGGCAGAGTGCAAATGTCTTGTCCCTCTGCAGACCAACTAATGGCAGACAACCTTAACAAAAAACTTGAAGGAGAAGCTAAAGAAATTGAAGTAAAAGATTGGGAATGTTTAAGAGGTGACTTCCGCTTGGATTTCCATTCAGAAAAATCGATAGAAAAAGGATCTTCCAAGAAAGATTATGGCAATGGTAAGAATGAGGAGGAGGAGCAAAAGATATATTTAGGTGtaagtgaaaaacaaagcaaaagtttTCAATCAGTCTTACATGACCAAGAAAGAAAGATGAGCCACTCTGAAATAAGTGTGGAAGGGATGGGAGCCAGTAACAGAGACCTAACTGCTCTGCCGAGTAAAGACACCAAAATTCATGACCAGTCAATCAGAGCAGATACGTTTCATTCACCAAGGACAAATCTAAGCCTGGAGGAAACTGTGTCAGCAACCTCAGACTCTGATCTCTCGGCTAGCAAAGGCACTGCTCTAGGAGGAATGCCTGGTCAAGCTGGTTCACCAAGAAATGCAAATGTTTTGAGGAATAAGTACCTTTTCCaagctgaagaagaaaaatcagtttgGATTAATCCTGAAGATCAGAATAAGAACACACAGCATAAACAAAGTTGGAATGTTCTGGAAAGTCAGGAAAGAGCAAGAGGGAGTAAGACAACTATAACAGAGCAGTCCAAAGAACAAGCAGATTGTGAAGACACGTGGGGGAAAAGAGATGACACAAGGAGCTTGAAAGCTAATCCTACAGAAGAATTGTTTACCTGCCAAGAAACAGCAAGCTGTGAACTGTCTTCTCTAGCTGATCATGGTATTACTGAGAAAGCAGATGCAGGTACAGCTTATATAATTAAGACAACATCGGAAAGTACTCTAGAATGCATGTCTGCTAGAGAAAAAGCAATAATTGCTAAGCTACCTCAAGAGACAGCACAAAGTGACAGGCCCATCGAAGTAAAGGAAACAGCGTTTGATCCACATGAAGGGAGAAATGATGATTCACATAATACCCTTTGTCAACGAGATACAGTAGGTGTAATCTATGACAATGATTTTGAAAAGGAGTCATGTTCAGGTATTTGTAATGTACATGTAGatgaaaaggagaaggaagaaaccaTAGCTATATACAATCCTGGGGAGACACATGACAGGAAGAAATGTGTCATTGGGAATACAACATCTGGAGAAGAATCCTCACAGGTCATTACAGACAATCAAAAAGCAGCCTCAAAACTAGATTTACATTTGGGAATGTTACCAACAgacaaaaaaatatttccagaaaataGAGATCATGAGCAGGTCCAAGAATTATCAAAGAAAACAATTATAGATGTCAttattcattcttctttaaaCTCAGACACAAATAGAACTTCTCAGAATGGCTCTCAGGTTTCCAATCACCATGCTAAAAGTTCAGTGTCATCTCACGAACAGGCCACTACTACAGGGCATGCAATTACTACCATGACTCTCCAATCTATTTCTTCTAAATCAGAATATAATTGTAACCCAACAAGTGAAATCCAGGGTACTGAAAAGCACTCTCATCCTGCATCTCCACTGGAAGAAGTTTCCGAAAGTTCAGGAATAGTGACATCAGATAGTACAAAGGAAAGATGTATAGGCCAGATTGTCAAACAAGGAGAATGCAGTGTGGAGAAACCTCTAGGGCCAACGATTTTAATCAGTGAAGCTTCTGAGAACATAGAAGGGGTAAGGCATGAAAATGAAGGATTAATAAACTCTGGACAATCACTGTACTCTTCAGGCGACAAGGAATCTGACAGCCCTGCTTCTGATAGTCTCCCTGCCCAGGAAAGTCAATCTCAAAGTGAATCTCTGCTTTCAAAATACATCAACTCTAAAGTACCTTACTTCCTTTTGTTTCTGATATTTCTTGTAACCATCTATCAGTATGACTTAATGATTGGCTTGGCATTCTACCTTTTTTCATTGTACTGGCTATCCTGGGAAGGGGGAAGACAAAAAGAGTCTGTTAAAAAGAAGTAA